One stretch of Candidatus Saccharibacteria bacterium oral taxon 488 DNA includes these proteins:
- a CDS encoding penicillin-binding protein: protein MNKKPSDKQSDASAKSAPSRPHPKPAKRLSVYANLANKRRLKKDKRSREKAEYLASLPKHPVKRFFYRLHPKRVFRYWFSKRGGLMALKILGVAIVAMIILIGGLFAYFRKDLDKIRPGELAKRVQTTVTKYYDRNGELLWEDKGTDNYKLVVEADKISDYLKKATIAIEDRDFYKHHGISISGLTRAMFSTASGRQVQGGSTLTQQLVKQVFFAEDADKRGLSGIPRKIKEIILAIEVERMYNKDQILALYLNQAPYGGRRNGAESAAQTYFGKSAKDLTLAEAALLASIPQNPSTFNPYNITGRKMLLSRQHTTLDYMLEQGYITEAQAKEAKQYPILDKIKPETEQLAGLKAPHFVLMVRNQLERELGKAVVGRGGLTVKTTLDWKIQEKLETEMKAFFDSGRPGRVSISNGAATVEDVQTGQIVALAGSRDFNYAGFGQDNAATAFIQPGSTIKAFDYAKLFENRGSNQQNYGSGSILSDENIDKIYGAKLNNWDRRFMGSISIRRSLALSRNIPAVKAMYIAGNGSPKPTVDYIHNMGNTNYCQQEEAAGGYGLSAAIGACGTKQTELVNAYGTFARMGVAKPSTNVLEVTNSQGDTLKKWKDESKQATDPQVAYIINDILGDADAARDLHGYGAMNVPGVRTAAKTGTTDKNGHAKDVWIVNYSPALVMGMWLGNSDTSTINTPNSAFGMPVVRNVMSFAHNEVYAKQGKWKPNDWFKRPNGIQQQGKELYPSWWNKKQGETTEKIKFDRVSKKKATNCTPADAIEEIEVTKTIDPLTKKPSYSAPEGYDANADDDKHKCDDAKPSVSLSLSGSGSSRTITARATNGTFPLTSIDILVDGRSVKSESISGSGGSVSVDIRVSSPGRHTIQAIARDEGYYTASDSGSFSVGSGSSSD, encoded by the coding sequence GTGAACAAGAAACCCTCAGATAAGCAGTCGGACGCCAGCGCAAAATCAGCGCCGTCACGTCCGCATCCAAAGCCGGCAAAACGGCTGAGTGTCTATGCAAACTTGGCGAATAAGCGTCGGCTCAAGAAGGATAAGCGCTCCCGCGAAAAAGCAGAGTATCTGGCGAGTTTACCAAAGCACCCCGTCAAGCGGTTCTTTTACCGCCTCCACCCCAAGCGCGTCTTTCGCTATTGGTTCTCCAAGCGCGGCGGCTTGATGGCGCTCAAGATCCTTGGCGTCGCCATTGTTGCAATGATTATCCTGATCGGCGGTCTGTTTGCCTACTTCCGCAAAGATCTCGACAAGATCCGCCCGGGCGAACTCGCCAAGCGTGTCCAGACAACGGTCACCAAGTATTATGACCGCAATGGCGAGCTCCTGTGGGAAGATAAGGGTACCGATAATTATAAGCTGGTGGTCGAGGCCGACAAGATTAGTGATTACCTCAAGAAAGCAACCATTGCCATTGAGGATCGTGATTTCTATAAGCATCACGGTATCAGTATTAGTGGCCTGACTCGCGCTATGTTTAGTACAGCATCAGGTCGACAAGTTCAGGGTGGCTCGACGTTGACACAACAGCTCGTCAAGCAAGTTTTCTTTGCCGAGGATGCCGACAAACGCGGCCTCAGCGGTATTCCACGCAAAATCAAGGAAATTATCCTGGCAATTGAAGTTGAACGCATGTACAACAAGGATCAGATTCTCGCGCTCTACCTCAACCAAGCGCCATATGGCGGTCGGCGTAACGGCGCAGAGTCGGCCGCTCAGACGTACTTTGGTAAATCCGCCAAGGATCTCACCTTGGCCGAAGCAGCCCTGCTGGCTTCAATTCCGCAAAACCCGAGTACATTTAATCCGTACAACATCACTGGGCGCAAGATGCTCCTGTCACGCCAGCATACAACACTAGACTACATGCTGGAACAAGGCTATATCACCGAAGCGCAGGCCAAAGAGGCCAAGCAGTATCCAATTCTTGACAAGATCAAGCCCGAAACCGAACAGCTAGCCGGCCTCAAGGCACCGCATTTCGTGCTCATGGTGCGCAATCAACTGGAGCGTGAACTTGGCAAGGCGGTCGTTGGCCGCGGTGGACTAACCGTCAAGACGACACTGGACTGGAAGATCCAAGAAAAACTCGAGACAGAGATGAAAGCTTTCTTCGACTCAGGTCGCCCGGGCCGCGTGAGCATCAGTAACGGTGCAGCAACCGTTGAAGATGTACAGACTGGACAGATTGTCGCCCTCGCTGGTAGTCGTGATTTCAATTATGCTGGCTTTGGGCAGGATAATGCCGCTACCGCCTTTATCCAGCCGGGCTCAACCATCAAGGCTTTCGACTATGCCAAACTGTTTGAGAATCGCGGCAGTAATCAGCAAAATTATGGTTCGGGCTCAATCCTCAGCGACGAGAACATTGACAAGATTTATGGCGCCAAGCTGAACAACTGGGATCGACGATTTATGGGAAGTATTTCTATTCGCCGCTCGCTAGCGCTTTCCCGTAATATCCCAGCGGTCAAGGCAATGTATATCGCAGGCAACGGCTCGCCAAAACCAACTGTTGACTATATTCACAACATGGGCAATACCAATTATTGCCAACAAGAAGAAGCGGCCGGCGGCTACGGCTTGTCAGCAGCCATTGGCGCCTGCGGTACGAAGCAGACCGAGTTAGTGAATGCTTATGGTACCTTTGCCCGCATGGGTGTCGCCAAACCAAGCACCAACGTCCTCGAGGTAACCAACAGCCAGGGCGATACGCTAAAGAAATGGAAAGACGAGAGCAAACAGGCAACCGACCCGCAAGTCGCCTACATCATCAATGACATCTTGGGTGACGCGGACGCGGCGCGCGACCTGCACGGTTATGGCGCGATGAATGTGCCTGGTGTTAGAACCGCCGCCAAGACCGGTACTACCGACAAAAACGGCCACGCCAAGGATGTCTGGATCGTTAACTATAGCCCGGCGCTGGTCATGGGTATGTGGCTCGGTAATTCCGACACCAGTACCATCAACACCCCGAACTCGGCCTTTGGTATGCCGGTGGTGCGTAACGTCATGTCATTTGCTCACAACGAAGTCTATGCCAAACAGGGCAAATGGAAGCCAAATGATTGGTTCAAGCGACCAAATGGTATCCAACAGCAAGGCAAAGAGCTCTATCCATCGTGGTGGAATAAAAAACAGGGCGAGACTACTGAAAAGATTAAGTTTGACCGTGTCTCCAAGAAAAAGGCGACAAATTGTACGCCAGCCGACGCCATCGAGGAAATTGAAGTCACCAAAACCATCGACCCTCTCACCAAAAAACCATCGTACTCAGCACCCGAGGGTTACGACGCCAACGCCGATGATGATAAGCACAAGTGTGACGACGCCAAGCCAAGTGTTAGCCTATCGCTTTCTGGCTCTGGCTCCAGCCGCACCATCACCGCCCGCGCCACCAACGGCACATTCCCGCTCACCTCAATTGACATCCTCGTTGATGGTCGCAGCGTCAAAAGCGAGTCGATCTCCGGTAGTGGTGGCAGCGTTTCGGTCGATATCAGGGTCAGTAGCCCAGGTCGGCACACCATTCAGGCGATCGCCCGCGACGAAGGCTACTATACTGCATCAGACAGCGGTAGCTTCTCGGTAGGCAGTGGCTCAAGCTCCGACTAA
- the radA gene encoding DNA repair protein RadA yields MMARAKSQFICQQCGASYPKWVGKCDNCGEWNSLVEQLPVDTGASAVARSSGKGKALATLKLSETAAETKQARLATGIADLDAVLGGGFLPGGVVLVAGQPGIGKSTLLAQVAAFVARQQPVLYVSGEESVSQVKLRAERLGAVDLESLQLASSNSAEDIAASIQTGQYNLVIVDSIQTLSLAEISSAPGSVSQITNSSNVIIRAAKAANTAVILVGHVTKEGSIAGPKVLEHLVDVVLNFEGDRYGGFRVVRAQKNRYGSTNEAAIFEMHEDGLRIVANPSASLLAERQNLDGSIVLATMEGARPLLVEIQALVNPTNFGYPKRAASGFDLNRLNLLVAVLEKRTKLNLSDKDIYINVVGGLKLSDPAADLAVAMAIASASAGRKLSDEAVVFGEVGLGGEVRSAQGWHARVKEAKRLGFTYAIAPKTHKDAFVRGVGDLRQALIDYLQ; encoded by the coding sequence ATGATGGCGCGAGCAAAATCGCAATTCATCTGCCAGCAGTGTGGCGCCAGCTATCCGAAATGGGTCGGCAAGTGCGACAATTGCGGCGAGTGGAATTCACTGGTTGAACAACTACCAGTTGATACTGGCGCCTCGGCGGTAGCCCGCAGTAGCGGTAAGGGTAAAGCGCTCGCTACGCTCAAGCTCAGCGAGACGGCCGCTGAAACTAAACAGGCGCGGTTGGCAACCGGCATCGCCGACCTCGACGCGGTGCTCGGCGGCGGCTTTTTGCCAGGCGGCGTAGTGCTGGTGGCGGGGCAGCCGGGAATTGGTAAAAGCACCCTGCTAGCACAAGTCGCGGCCTTTGTTGCTCGGCAGCAACCGGTACTATATGTCAGCGGCGAGGAGTCGGTGTCGCAGGTCAAGTTGCGGGCTGAGCGGTTGGGCGCGGTTGATTTAGAAAGCCTGCAGCTGGCGTCCAGTAACAGCGCCGAAGACATCGCCGCCTCCATTCAGACTGGCCAGTACAATCTGGTGATTGTCGATTCCATTCAGACGCTGTCGTTGGCGGAGATTAGTTCAGCGCCAGGCTCAGTCAGTCAAATCACCAACTCATCCAACGTCATCATTCGCGCTGCCAAGGCCGCCAACACTGCGGTGATTTTGGTCGGTCACGTCACTAAAGAAGGTTCAATTGCCGGGCCGAAAGTCCTGGAACATTTGGTTGACGTGGTGCTGAATTTTGAGGGCGATCGCTACGGCGGCTTCCGGGTGGTGCGGGCACAGAAAAATCGCTATGGCTCGACTAATGAGGCGGCAATTTTTGAGATGCATGAGGATGGCTTACGGATTGTAGCTAATCCGTCGGCGAGTTTGCTAGCTGAGCGGCAAAATCTCGACGGCTCAATCGTCCTGGCGACCATGGAAGGTGCGCGACCGCTGCTGGTGGAAATTCAGGCGTTGGTTAATCCGACGAATTTCGGTTATCCCAAACGCGCGGCCAGCGGTTTTGATCTCAACCGCTTGAACTTGTTGGTGGCGGTGCTGGAAAAGCGCACCAAACTCAATCTCTCCGACAAAGATATTTACATCAATGTGGTCGGCGGCTTGAAGCTCAGCGATCCAGCGGCGGACTTGGCGGTCGCCATGGCCATCGCCTCAGCTTCAGCTGGTCGCAAGCTCAGCGACGAAGCGGTGGTGTTTGGCGAAGTCGGTTTGGGCGGCGAAGTGCGCTCGGCTCAAGGCTGGCACGCCCGCGTCAAAGAGGCCAAGAGGCTCGGTTTCACTTATGCCATTGCGCCAAAAACCCACAAGGACGCATTCGTACGTGGCGTCGGTGATTTACGCCAGGCACTGATTGATTATTTACAATAA
- a CDS encoding ATP-dependent Clp protease ATP-binding subunit, whose translation MPEDFSELESRLTDTARASLERAGLLAHNSGSPYVGTEHVLLGVLAQNSSLGAKILAENGVTLDRAELALGLTAQSFVVVVVHKGMNAEVLETIRTAWQLATEFGQERIGTEHIVYSMLLQYKARATKLLSDMNVDLEELRGTLEDVFDRQQLEAMQDESKEGTAPHTRRSADLKLLDQYGVDMTERARSGLLDPVVGREAETERLITVLGRRGKNNPALIGEPGVGKTAVVEGLAQRIAAGTVPEFLVGKRLIQLDLTAMVAGTKFRGQFEERLQKVVTAARNHQEIMLFIDELHLLVGAGSAEGSMDAANVLKPALARGEVRVIGATTFDEYRKHIEKDAALSRRFQAVTVAEPDEQAAVAMVRALAGRLATHHRLRISDEMIELSVALSQRYVTERHLPDKAIDVLDEAAALVSTRRPAKPTKQQQLARRIKQLVGKLDAAVEAEQYQRAAELKVRIKQLEQQAEQLPADNPALPGLTEDDVRRAVAAMAGVPAEKVTVNERKDLVALEQRLGRSVLGQEKAVATLARTIRRARAGLSRRSGPLGSFIFLGPTGVGKTELARVLAREVFGGDNSLIKIDMSEFSERHTASQLIGAPAGYVGYDDGGKLTDKVRRQPYSVVLFDEIEKAHPDVLNLLLQILEDGKLSDSHGRTVSFRQTIVILTSNVGAEAMVRDGELGFGSHGEHTSRADDMNERNARAARRELEELLRPELIGRFDAVVNFKSLTRPVVGKIFDNLVSELKEAVQAQQMTLVITPSTKRCIIDNGFDEQRGARVLRQTIQTMLADPLSDVLLSRQARPGAVLTASTKNREVVINVQAA comes from the coding sequence ATGCCGGAAGATTTTTCCGAGTTGGAATCTCGGCTGACTGATACCGCTAGGGCCAGTTTAGAGCGCGCCGGGCTGCTGGCGCATAATAGCGGCAGTCCGTATGTCGGCACTGAGCATGTGCTACTCGGCGTACTGGCGCAAAACTCATCGCTGGGCGCAAAGATTTTGGCGGAGAATGGCGTAACCTTGGATCGGGCGGAGCTAGCGCTGGGCTTAACGGCGCAGTCGTTCGTGGTGGTGGTTGTTCACAAAGGGATGAACGCCGAGGTGCTGGAGACGATACGGACGGCTTGGCAGCTAGCGACGGAGTTTGGACAGGAGCGCATCGGTACTGAGCACATCGTCTATAGCATGCTGCTGCAGTACAAGGCTCGGGCGACGAAGTTGCTCAGCGATATGAATGTAGATCTGGAGGAGCTGCGCGGTACATTGGAGGACGTATTTGATCGGCAGCAGCTGGAGGCGATGCAGGATGAGTCGAAGGAAGGTACGGCGCCGCATACTCGTCGGTCGGCCGATCTCAAGCTGCTTGACCAGTACGGAGTTGACATGACCGAGCGCGCGCGGAGCGGACTGCTCGATCCGGTGGTTGGTCGGGAAGCCGAGACGGAGCGGCTGATCACGGTGCTCGGGCGGCGCGGTAAAAACAATCCAGCGCTGATCGGCGAGCCGGGTGTCGGTAAAACTGCAGTGGTCGAGGGCCTGGCGCAGCGCATTGCGGCGGGGACGGTGCCAGAGTTTTTAGTCGGCAAGCGGCTGATTCAGCTCGATCTGACGGCCATGGTCGCCGGTACGAAATTTCGCGGTCAGTTTGAGGAGCGCCTGCAAAAAGTGGTGACGGCAGCGCGTAATCATCAGGAGATTATGTTGTTCATTGATGAGCTACATTTGCTGGTCGGTGCTGGCTCGGCCGAGGGGTCGATGGACGCGGCGAACGTCCTAAAGCCGGCGTTGGCGCGTGGCGAAGTGCGAGTGATCGGCGCGACGACGTTTGACGAGTACCGCAAGCACATCGAAAAAGATGCGGCCCTCAGTCGGCGGTTTCAGGCGGTAACGGTGGCGGAGCCGGATGAGCAGGCGGCCGTAGCCATGGTACGGGCGCTAGCGGGTCGGCTGGCGACCCATCATCGGCTGCGGATTTCTGATGAGATGATCGAGCTGAGCGTAGCCCTCAGTCAGCGCTACGTGACGGAGCGTCATTTGCCGGACAAGGCGATTGACGTACTTGATGAGGCGGCGGCACTGGTTAGTACGCGGCGGCCAGCCAAGCCAACCAAACAGCAACAGCTGGCGCGGCGGATCAAACAACTAGTGGGCAAGCTCGATGCGGCGGTCGAAGCTGAGCAATATCAGCGTGCAGCTGAACTAAAGGTTCGCATCAAACAACTGGAGCAGCAGGCCGAGCAGCTGCCGGCTGACAATCCAGCATTACCGGGACTGACCGAGGATGACGTGCGGCGAGCGGTGGCGGCGATGGCTGGCGTGCCAGCGGAAAAAGTGACGGTGAATGAGCGTAAAGATCTGGTGGCGCTGGAGCAGCGGCTGGGCCGGTCGGTGCTTGGTCAAGAGAAGGCCGTGGCGACCTTGGCGCGAACCATTCGCCGGGCGCGAGCTGGGCTGAGTCGGCGGTCGGGGCCGCTTGGGTCGTTCATTTTCCTCGGGCCGACTGGTGTGGGCAAGACGGAGCTGGCTCGCGTACTGGCACGGGAAGTGTTTGGCGGCGACAATAGTTTGATCAAGATCGACATGAGTGAGTTTTCGGAGCGGCATACGGCCAGTCAGCTGATTGGCGCGCCGGCTGGTTATGTCGGCTATGATGATGGCGGCAAGTTGACCGACAAGGTTCGCCGGCAGCCGTACAGCGTGGTGTTGTTTGACGAGATCGAAAAGGCGCATCCAGATGTACTGAACTTGCTGCTGCAGATTTTGGAAGACGGCAAGCTCAGCGATTCGCACGGGCGGACGGTGAGCTTTCGGCAGACGATCGTGATCTTGACTAGCAATGTCGGCGCTGAGGCGATGGTGCGTGACGGTGAGCTGGGCTTTGGCTCGCATGGTGAACATACTTCACGGGCGGACGATATGAATGAGCGCAATGCCCGAGCGGCGCGGCGCGAGCTGGAGGAGCTACTGCGGCCGGAGTTGATCGGGCGATTTGATGCGGTGGTGAATTTCAAGAGCTTGACTCGGCCGGTGGTGGGTAAGATTTTTGATAATCTCGTGAGTGAGCTTAAAGAAGCAGTGCAGGCGCAGCAGATGACGCTGGTCATCACGCCGAGCACTAAGCGTTGTATCATAGACAACGGATTTGATGAGCAGCGCGGCGCGCGGGTGCTCAGGCAGACGATTCAGACGATGTTGGCTGATCCGCTCAGTGATGTCTTATTGTCTCGTCAGGCCCGTCCCGGTGCGGTCTTGACAGCGAGTACAAAAAATCGTGAGGTAGTGATCAATGTTCAGGCTGCGTAA
- the nusA gene encoding transcription termination/antitermination protein NusA, which translates to MEDLNIKQLTLAVRTIAEEKNLPEETVLEVIEQAIASAWRRDNGTREQLVRASLNINSGTAVVSVVKTVVEEVENDVNQMSLDEAKTVDSAAELGSEVTVETHNVTTFGRVAAQTAKQVILQRLREAEREVVLAEFEDKIGTVVTGTIQRVEPRVVRIELGKAVGIMPQSEQIPGEYYGVGRRVKVYIKDIEREGRGPQLILSRGNEEFVRFLFSQEVPEMETGAVEIKAIAREAGRRTKLAVASALPGVDPVGTFVGGHGTRVQAVMNEIGEQEKIDIIPFEEDAAGFIANAMSPAEVLSVTVNEDEKRATVYVSEDQQSVAIGRAGQNVRLASRLTGYELDIEAKAAAKPETKPRKNIEDSLMSAVEEVAE; encoded by the coding sequence ATGGAAGATTTGAATATCAAGCAGTTGACGTTGGCGGTGCGGACGATTGCCGAGGAAAAGAACCTGCCAGAAGAAACCGTTTTAGAGGTGATCGAGCAGGCTATCGCGTCAGCGTGGCGGCGTGACAACGGTACCCGTGAGCAGTTGGTGCGCGCCAGCCTAAACATCAACAGTGGCACGGCTGTAGTGTCGGTCGTCAAAACGGTGGTTGAAGAAGTCGAAAATGACGTCAATCAAATGAGTCTGGACGAAGCTAAAACCGTTGACTCGGCGGCTGAGCTAGGGAGTGAAGTAACGGTCGAGACCCACAACGTGACGACGTTTGGCCGCGTGGCAGCCCAGACCGCCAAGCAAGTGATTTTGCAGCGGCTGCGTGAGGCAGAGCGTGAGGTGGTGCTGGCAGAGTTTGAGGATAAAATCGGCACGGTGGTGACTGGTACGATTCAGCGGGTTGAGCCGCGCGTGGTGCGGATCGAGCTGGGCAAGGCAGTCGGTATCATGCCGCAGTCTGAGCAGATTCCTGGCGAATACTACGGTGTTGGTCGCCGCGTCAAAGTATATATCAAGGACATCGAGCGTGAAGGTCGCGGTCCGCAGCTGATTTTGAGCCGTGGCAATGAAGAATTTGTGCGCTTCTTGTTCAGCCAGGAAGTGCCAGAGATGGAAACGGGCGCTGTGGAAATCAAAGCCATTGCCCGTGAGGCTGGCCGTCGTACTAAATTGGCGGTTGCATCAGCGCTGCCAGGCGTTGACCCAGTCGGTACCTTTGTCGGTGGTCATGGTACGCGTGTTCAGGCGGTGATGAACGAAATTGGCGAGCAGGAAAAAATTGATATCATTCCGTTCGAAGAAGACGCGGCTGGCTTCATCGCCAATGCCATGAGCCCAGCGGAAGTGCTGAGTGTGACGGTTAATGAAGACGAAAAGCGAGCAACCGTCTACGTCAGCGAAGATCAGCAATCAGTGGCTATCGGCCGGGCTGGGCAGAATGTTCGCTTGGCGTCACGACTGACTGGCTATGAACTAGACATCGAGGCAAAGGCGGCTGCTAAACCTGAGACAAAACCTCGTAAGAACATTGAGGATAGCTTGATGAGTGCGGTTGAGGAGGTGGCGGAATAG
- the gap gene encoding type I glyceraldehyde-3-phosphate dehydrogenase: MAITKIAINGFGRIGRSAFKIAWERSDLEIVAINDLTDTKTLAYLLKHDSNYGEYGRQVDFTENELVVDGKHVKVLAEKDPMNLPWGEMDVDVVIESTGLFTDKDGAGKHLTAGAKRVVISGPTKSDSVDTIVLGTNDSKIKDATPIVSNASCTTNSLGAVMAILDAEFGVEKSMLTTVHSYTASQRLQDAPAKDLREGRNAAENIVPTTTGAAIAVTKTLPQLTGKFDGLSVRVPTPVVSLSDVTALLRRDVTVEQVNEVFKKAAADSFYQGILGVSEEPLVSRDFIGNSHSGIVDLPLTKVVGGNMVKIMVWYDNEWGYSNRLVELVADVGHYLQQPAMS; this comes from the coding sequence ATGGCGATAACGAAAATAGCGATTAATGGTTTCGGGCGGATCGGGCGCAGCGCCTTTAAAATTGCCTGGGAGCGCAGCGATCTGGAGATTGTGGCGATCAATGACTTGACGGATACTAAGACGCTAGCGTACCTACTCAAACACGATAGTAATTACGGGGAATACGGCCGCCAAGTTGATTTTACAGAAAACGAATTGGTCGTTGATGGAAAACATGTCAAAGTGCTGGCGGAAAAAGATCCAATGAACTTGCCGTGGGGCGAGATGGATGTTGACGTGGTGATAGAATCGACGGGACTCTTTACAGATAAAGATGGTGCGGGTAAGCACTTGACTGCTGGCGCTAAACGTGTGGTTATCAGCGGGCCGACCAAGTCCGACAGCGTCGATACAATTGTCCTGGGCACCAATGACAGCAAGATCAAGGACGCTACGCCGATAGTTTCTAATGCCAGCTGTACGACCAATAGCTTGGGCGCGGTGATGGCGATTTTGGATGCGGAGTTTGGCGTCGAGAAATCGATGCTGACAACGGTGCATAGCTACACTGCCAGCCAGCGCCTGCAAGACGCGCCGGCCAAGGACCTTCGCGAGGGTCGCAACGCGGCCGAGAATATCGTGCCGACAACGACCGGTGCGGCCATCGCCGTGACCAAAACCCTGCCGCAGCTAACCGGTAAGTTCGACGGCCTCAGTGTGCGCGTACCGACGCCGGTGGTGTCTCTCAGTGACGTGACGGCCTTGCTGCGGCGTGACGTGACGGTCGAGCAGGTGAATGAGGTGTTCAAGAAAGCTGCCGCCGATAGTTTCTATCAAGGGATCTTGGGTGTGTCTGAAGAGCCGCTGGTCAGCCGCGACTTTATCGGTAATTCGCATTCTGGTATCGTTGATCTGCCGCTGACCAAGGTCGTTGGTGGCAACATGGTGAAAATCATGGTCTGGTACGATAACGAGTGGGGGTACTCCAACCGCCTGGTTGAGTTGGTAGCGGACGTCGGCCACTACCTCCAACAGCCAGCAATGTCATAA
- a CDS encoding bifunctional (p)ppGpp synthetase/guanosine-3',5'-bis(diphosphate) 3'-pyrophosphohydrolase, translated as MTREELLHLAAPQYDEVPVLVLDSAIDYATKKHAGQKRKSGEPYITHPLAVAGILVEWGMDIDTVIAGVLHDTVEDTDATLDELESLFGRDIAFLVDGVTKVSQARAGMRSLDSYLPHTKDNLAKLMIAVGEDIRVIIIKLADRLHNMRTLQYMPRDKQKKIARETIEVFAPLADRLNMGRVRVQLEELSFRFLMPKDFQRTKSLMDSRLKKSQRKLAKVRRDVTARLKNESLQFEMDGRVKSVYSLFKKLDRVGDIDKIYDLIALRIIVDDLATGYLVLGVLHEMYQPFYERIKDYVANPKPNGYQSLHTTVQTPTGQIVEFQIRTQDMHEYAERGLAASFHYNEQKMSDAYRQGRIAALPTDLAWIRDLQETAARAREGKSFDSEKFRMKLFEDRIFVYSPKGDIYDLPRGAFPLDYAYRIHSDIAAHASGFKVNGAMKPFTYELQHGDVVEVLTSKSAKPKPAWRNMVITPHAKTKLRMQLSKSGGVLAHLTGLTDGVSSLFRR; from the coding sequence ATGACGCGCGAGGAATTACTACATCTAGCGGCGCCGCAGTACGATGAAGTGCCGGTACTGGTGTTAGATAGCGCTATTGACTACGCTACTAAAAAACATGCCGGGCAAAAACGCAAGAGTGGCGAACCCTACATCACGCACCCGCTGGCGGTGGCTGGGATTTTGGTGGAATGGGGCATGGATATCGACACGGTAATCGCTGGTGTGCTGCATGATACGGTCGAGGATACCGATGCGACATTGGATGAACTGGAGAGTTTGTTTGGGCGCGACATTGCCTTTTTGGTTGATGGTGTGACCAAGGTATCGCAGGCGCGCGCTGGCATGCGTAGCCTCGATAGCTACCTGCCGCACACCAAGGACAACCTCGCCAAACTGATGATCGCGGTCGGCGAGGACATCCGAGTGATTATTATCAAGCTGGCGGATCGACTGCATAATATGCGTACGCTTCAATATATGCCGCGCGACAAGCAGAAGAAAATCGCCCGCGAGACGATTGAGGTGTTTGCGCCGTTGGCGGATCGACTGAATATGGGGCGGGTGCGCGTGCAGCTGGAAGAGCTCAGTTTTCGATTTTTGATGCCCAAGGATTTTCAGCGTACTAAGAGCCTGATGGATAGCCGCCTAAAGAAAAGCCAGCGCAAACTCGCCAAAGTCCGCCGCGACGTTACGGCGCGCCTCAAGAATGAGAGTCTGCAGTTTGAGATGGACGGCCGGGTGAAAAGCGTATATAGCTTGTTCAAGAAGCTCGACCGTGTTGGTGATATTGATAAGATTTACGACCTGATCGCCCTACGGATCATCGTTGATGATTTAGCGACCGGCTATCTGGTGCTGGGCGTGCTGCACGAAATGTACCAGCCATTCTATGAGCGCATCAAAGATTATGTCGCCAATCCTAAACCGAACGGCTACCAGAGCTTGCACACGACGGTACAAACGCCGACCGGACAAATTGTCGAATTCCAAATTCGTACCCAAGACATGCATGAATACGCCGAGCGCGGCCTGGCAGCCAGCTTTCATTATAACGAACAAAAGATGTCCGATGCCTACCGCCAGGGGCGAATCGCCGCGCTGCCGACGGATTTGGCATGGATTCGTGACCTACAGGAAACGGCGGCCCGAGCACGCGAGGGTAAATCATTTGATTCAGAAAAATTCCGCATGAAGTTGTTTGAGGATCGCATCTTCGTCTATTCGCCCAAAGGTGATATTTATGACTTGCCGCGCGGCGCCTTTCCGCTGGATTACGCCTATCGCATTCACTCCGACATCGCAGCGCACGCCAGCGGCTTTAAGGTCAATGGCGCCATGAAGCCGTTCACCTATGAATTACAACATGGCGACGTCGTCGAAGTTTTGACCAGCAAATCTGCCAAACCCAAACCAGCCTGGCGCAATATGGTCATCACGCCGCACGCCAAAACCAAATTACGCATGCAGCTGTCAAAAAGCGGCGGCGTGCTCGCACACCTGACCGGTTTAACCGACGGCGTTTCGTCGTTGTTTCGACGGTAA
- a CDS encoding inorganic diphosphatase: MADFNQVVTPGNYQDGEITVVVEIPAGSNHKIEWDRKAGVMRLDRVDPAIFAKPTNYGFIPQTLDEDGDELDVLLVTDTPLTTGLVVEARILGVMKFIDDDEVDDKIIAVPSDDRHNGNAIQSLEDLPVQLIKQIEFHFNHYKDLKKPGSTIVKEFAGVDAAKQVVAAAIERWNEQA; the protein is encoded by the coding sequence ATGGCGGATTTTAACCAAGTAGTAACCCCGGGAAACTATCAGGACGGCGAAATCACCGTTGTCGTAGAGATTCCGGCTGGGTCAAATCATAAAATTGAATGGGATCGGAAGGCCGGCGTCATGCGGCTAGATCGGGTTGATCCGGCGATCTTTGCCAAGCCGACTAATTATGGTTTCATTCCGCAGACACTGGATGAGGACGGCGATGAGTTGGACGTGCTGTTGGTGACGGATACGCCACTGACGACCGGGTTGGTGGTCGAGGCGCGGATCCTTGGCGTGATGAAGTTTATCGATGACGATGAGGTTGATGATAAGATTATCGCGGTGCCAAGCGACGATCGCCATAATGGTAACGCCATTCAGTCGTTGGAGGATCTGCCAGTACAGCTGATTAAGCAAATTGAATTCCACTTCAATCACTATAAGGATCTGAAGAAGCCAGGCTCGACCATTGTCAAGGAATTTGCTGGCGTTGATGCTGCTAAGCAGGTTGTGGCGGCGGCGATCGAGCGCTGGAACGAGCAGGCGTAA